The Brachyspira hyodysenteriae ATCC 27164 genome includes a window with the following:
- a CDS encoding tetratricopeptide repeat protein, whose protein sequence is MEASLIVILVLIVLLGFATQYVIKSGSYPIKLKKIVQAYNEQNYDVAMREINTLDPKYKKDANILWMTANMYYKQQQYILAMAALQNMIDGAYFTKELSELAVREFLAKIYEQTGNSKKAIDEYDMITKIRDQDYDSLYKAGLVCYNYGEWVQAQKYFSLAVAQNDSNPQLLYMLSFCFYKIRSYHAAQQQIEKAIALDNTNPEYHLLLGEILSSSRDFQNAIKELEIAYESNEISDKDAISLNLANSYYELGNYSKAREYYGQVLTKENIASEKVVDERYRYAETLVKNKQFEAAVKQWEIIKSIRNIYLDVDQKLKTYSSIIANNAFRTALEMDIIEYLEKYFYRILTLNGYVVTDHTKKSDTLVFFVTIKKFGSEGQSYKSTFALDTSGYPMRQETVDQFMEYARQYKSAHSFLISIGDFAPNLKVDDTVMIIEPERFEAIIEGVISFSD, encoded by the coding sequence GTGGAAGCTTCATTAATTGTAATATTAGTCTTAATTGTTTTATTAGGTTTTGCCACTCAGTATGTTATTAAGAGCGGATCATACCCTATTAAACTGAAAAAAATCGTTCAGGCTTATAATGAACAAAATTATGATGTAGCCATGAGAGAGATTAATACTTTAGACCCTAAATATAAAAAAGATGCTAATATATTATGGATGACTGCTAATATGTATTATAAACAGCAGCAATATATATTGGCTATGGCAGCATTGCAGAATATGATAGATGGGGCTTATTTTACTAAAGAATTAAGTGAATTAGCTGTAAGAGAATTCTTAGCAAAAATATATGAACAAACAGGAAACAGTAAAAAAGCTATAGATGAATATGATATGATAACTAAAATTAGAGATCAGGATTATGATTCATTATATAAAGCTGGACTTGTATGTTATAATTATGGAGAATGGGTACAAGCTCAAAAATATTTTTCATTAGCTGTAGCACAAAATGATAGTAATCCTCAATTATTATATATGCTATCTTTTTGTTTTTATAAGATTCGTTCATATCATGCAGCTCAGCAGCAAATAGAAAAAGCTATAGCTTTGGATAATACAAACCCTGAATACCATTTACTTTTAGGTGAAATATTATCTTCAAGCAGAGATTTCCAAAATGCAATAAAAGAATTGGAAATAGCTTATGAAAGTAATGAAATATCAGATAAAGATGCAATATCTTTGAATCTTGCTAATTCTTATTATGAACTTGGCAATTATAGTAAAGCTAGAGAATATTACGGACAAGTTTTAACTAAAGAAAATATAGCAAGTGAAAAAGTTGTAGATGAAAGATATAGATATGCTGAAACTTTGGTAAAAAATAAACAGTTTGAAGCTGCCGTTAAACAATGGGAAATAATTAAGTCTATAAGAAATATATATTTAGATGTTGATCAGAAGTTAAAAACATATAGTTCTATTATTGCTAATAATGCATTCAGAACTGCATTGGAAATGGATATTATAGAATATCTAGAAAAATACTTCTATAGAATATTGACATTGAACGGATATGTAGTTACAGATCATACTAAAAAATCTGATACATTAGTATTCTTTGTAACAATTAAGAAATTTGGTTCTGAAGGTCAGTCATATAAGAGTACATTTGCATTAGATACTTCAGGATATCCTATGAGACAGGAAACTGTTGATCAGTTTATGGAATATGCAAGACAATATAAGAGTGCTCACTCTTTCTTAATAAGTATAGGAGACTTTGCACCTAACTTGAAAGTAGATGATACAGTAATGATCATCGAACCTGAAAGATTTGAGGCTATTATTGAAGGTGTTATATCATTCAGCGATTAA
- the rpsB gene encoding 30S ribosomal protein S2: MSLPVMKDLLEAGVHFGHPTRKWDPRMKPFIFQERNDIYIIDLMKTLTYVKKAHEAVKEMARNGGNVLFVGTKKQASQSIKEAAEKCDMYYVNNRWLGGMLTNFATIKKSIARLKKIEKEEVDGTFDKLPKKEVILLLKEKERLEKNFAGIKDMENLPDMLFVIDPMQEAIAVSEARKLGIPVVAVVDTNCNPEVIDHPIPGNDDAIRAISLFAGVVASAVIEGQNEAGKETLAKHDSSSDESSEEVYDNSATEAAEAVAEKYGVSQEDDQ, translated from the coding sequence ATGTCATTACCAGTTATGAAAGACCTTTTAGAGGCAGGCGTACATTTCGGACACCCAACTAGAAAATGGGATCCTAGAATGAAACCTTTTATTTTCCAAGAGAGAAATGATATCTATATCATTGACCTTATGAAAACTTTAACTTATGTTAAAAAAGCTCATGAAGCAGTAAAAGAAATGGCTAGAAACGGCGGAAATGTTCTTTTCGTTGGTACTAAAAAACAAGCATCTCAAAGCATAAAAGAAGCTGCTGAAAAATGCGATATGTACTATGTTAATAATCGCTGGTTAGGCGGTATGCTTACAAATTTTGCTACTATTAAAAAGAGTATTGCAAGACTCAAAAAGATAGAAAAAGAAGAAGTTGATGGTACTTTTGATAAACTTCCTAAAAAAGAGGTTATACTTCTTCTTAAAGAAAAAGAAAGATTAGAGAAAAACTTTGCAGGTATTAAAGATATGGAAAATTTACCTGATATGCTTTTCGTAATAGACCCAATGCAGGAAGCTATTGCTGTAAGCGAAGCTAGAAAATTAGGAATACCTGTTGTAGCAGTTGTTGATACTAACTGTAACCCTGAAGTTATAGATCACCCAATACCTGGTAACGATGATGCTATAAGAGCTATCAGCTTATTTGCAGGTGTTGTTGCTTCTGCTGTTATAGAAGGACAAAATGAAGCAGGAAAAGAAACATTAGCTAAGCATGACAGTTCTTCTGATGAATCTTCTGAAGAAGTTTATGATAATAGTGCTACAGAAGCTGCTGAGGCTGTTGCTGAAAAATATGGTGTTTCTCAAGAAGATGATCAGTAA
- a CDS encoding sugar kinase encodes MASVVTFGEIMLRLSPPSNLRFVQTNSFDVRFGGGEANVSFALSNFGVDTSFVTKLPNNDIGQACINELRRYGVDVSNIVLGGDRIGIYFLEKGASQRGSKVIYDRSNSSISQCTKEDFDWDKIFEGAKWFHLTGITPALGKNVAEVCIEACKKAKEKNITISLDLNYRKKLWTSKEANETMSKLMPYVDICVANEEDAEKVFGIKAKDSNIIEGKLSHEGYKEVAKELLDRFKVKKVGIALRGSISASENLWSCMLYNGKDYFFSKEYLIKIVDRVGGGDSFAAGLIYSLLNGKDDREALEFASAASCLKHSIDGDFNVVSVDEVMTVYNGDASGRIQR; translated from the coding sequence ATGGCTTCAGTTGTTACTTTCGGAGAAATAATGCTTAGGCTTTCTCCTCCTTCAAATTTAAGATTCGTGCAAACCAATTCATTTGATGTGAGATTTGGAGGCGGTGAAGCAAATGTTTCTTTTGCTTTGTCTAATTTCGGAGTTGATACTTCATTTGTTACCAAACTCCCTAATAATGATATAGGGCAGGCATGTATTAATGAACTTAGACGATATGGTGTGGATGTATCAAATATAGTTTTAGGCGGAGATAGAATAGGTATATATTTTCTTGAAAAAGGGGCAAGTCAGAGAGGTTCAAAAGTAATATATGACAGATCTAATTCTTCAATATCTCAATGCACTAAAGAAGATTTTGATTGGGATAAGATTTTTGAAGGAGCCAAATGGTTTCATCTTACAGGTATAACCCCTGCTCTTGGTAAAAATGTTGCTGAAGTCTGTATAGAGGCATGTAAGAAAGCTAAAGAAAAAAATATTACTATTAGTTTAGATTTAAATTATAGAAAGAAATTATGGACATCAAAAGAAGCTAATGAAACTATGAGTAAATTAATGCCTTATGTTGATATATGTGTAGCAAATGAAGAAGATGCTGAAAAAGTATTTGGTATTAAAGCAAAAGACAGTAATATTATAGAAGGTAAATTATCTCATGAAGGTTATAAAGAGGTTGCTAAAGAATTATTAGATAGATTCAAAGTAAAAAAAGTTGGAATAGCTCTTAGGGGTTCTATATCAGCAAGTGAAAATCTATGGTCTTGTATGTTATATAATGGAAAAGATTATTTCTTTTCAAAAGAGTATTTAATAAAAATAGTAGATAGAGTAGGAGGCGGAGATAGTTTTGCTGCCGGACTTATATATTCACTTTTAAATGGTAAAGATGACAGAGAGGCATTAGAATTTGCTTCTGCTGCCAGCTGTTTGAAACATTCTATTGATGGTGATTTTAATGTTGTTAGCGTTGATGAGGTTATGACTGTTTATAATGGAGATGCATCTGGAAGAATACAAAGATAA
- the tsf gene encoding translation elongation factor Ts produces MANISMDTIKELRERTGVGIMDCKKALQETDGDMDKAIRLLKEKGAAVAAKKNERTVKEGSIGFCVNDDKTKVACIELQCETDFVAKNELFINLAKEIANTAMGLDDVSVETVLNAKGSNGDTIQGMINEGIQKWGEKTVLAEAKVVKTDGFFGTYAHFNNKLVAIVEFDVKPKGKCQEIADQIAMHVASERPLALNREGIDPNAVKEQREIFEKQVRDAGKPENMIEKIVEGKMSSWYSESVLIDQKLFTDNKISIKSLIDEVSKEAGSTATIKNFVIVSLGL; encoded by the coding sequence ATGGCAAATATTAGTATGGATACTATTAAAGAGCTTAGAGAACGTACAGGCGTAGGTATAATGGACTGTAAAAAAGCTCTTCAAGAAACTGACGGCGATATGGATAAAGCTATTCGCCTTCTTAAAGAAAAAGGTGCGGCTGTTGCTGCTAAAAAGAATGAACGTACTGTTAAAGAGGGTTCTATAGGTTTTTGCGTTAATGATGATAAAACAAAAGTTGCTTGTATAGAACTTCAGTGTGAAACTGACTTCGTTGCTAAAAATGAATTATTCATCAATTTAGCTAAAGAAATTGCTAATACCGCTATGGGATTAGATGATGTTTCAGTAGAAACAGTTTTAAATGCTAAAGGTTCTAATGGCGATACTATTCAAGGTATGATAAATGAAGGCATACAGAAATGGGGTGAGAAAACTGTACTTGCTGAGGCTAAAGTTGTAAAAACAGATGGTTTCTTCGGTACTTATGCACACTTCAATAATAAACTTGTTGCTATAGTAGAATTTGATGTAAAACCTAAAGGTAAATGTCAGGAAATAGCAGATCAAATAGCTATGCATGTTGCTAGTGAAAGACCTTTGGCTTTGAATAGGGAAGGAATAGATCCTAATGCTGTAAAAGAGCAGAGAGAAATATTTGAAAAACAAGTTAGAGATGCTGGAAAACCTGAAAATATGATAGAAAAAATTGTTGAAGGTAAAATGAGCTCTTGGTACTCTGAATCTGTTCTTATAGATCAAAAATTATTTACTGATAACAAAATATCTATTAAAAGTTTAATAGATGAAGTTTCTAAAGAAGCAGGTTCTACTGCAACTATTAAAAACTTTGTAATTGTTTCATTAGGTTTATAA
- a CDS encoding ROK family protein gives MKEAVIAIDIGGTSMKGAVIEENGNILYKDNFDVNPSHTTEEHKKIITEFVEKLKSNMPDGYKAVGLGIDCPGVMNRETLHMGGAENIPGLKGLKFSDIGNKFNIPTKTANDASMAALGEAKYGSGKEKDYQSVMFVTLGTGVGGGFVLNGKLFTGSLGGAGEIGHVFVVPDGDKCNCGSSGCIERYASATGFIAMAKQKIHKGVIPTTLTYEELDKGKAKALFDAAKKGDALAKETIAECSYYLGMSIAQALNMLDLDLVLIGGGLCKDFDMMIEHINRGVRNYGLRMMVNNLEIKPASLGNDAGVLGCAALFFRNN, from the coding sequence ATGAAAGAAGCAGTTATAGCTATAGATATTGGCGGTACCTCTATGAAAGGTGCTGTTATAGAGGAAAACGGCAATATTTTATATAAAGATAATTTTGATGTAAATCCTAGTCATACAACAGAAGAACATAAAAAGATTATTACAGAATTTGTAGAGAAATTGAAAAGTAATATGCCTGATGGTTATAAAGCAGTTGGTTTAGGAATAGACTGTCCTGGGGTTATGAATAGAGAAACACTTCATATGGGGGGAGCTGAAAATATACCTGGACTTAAAGGATTAAAATTTTCTGATATAGGTAATAAATTTAATATTCCTACAAAGACAGCTAATGATGCGAGTATGGCAGCTTTAGGTGAGGCAAAATATGGAAGCGGTAAAGAAAAAGATTATCAGTCTGTAATGTTTGTCACACTTGGAACAGGTGTTGGAGGCGGATTTGTACTTAATGGAAAATTATTTACTGGTTCTTTGGGAGGAGCCGGAGAGATTGGGCATGTATTTGTAGTGCCTGACGGTGATAAATGTAATTGCGGATCAAGCGGATGTATAGAAAGATATGCTTCAGCTACAGGTTTCATTGCTATGGCTAAGCAGAAAATACATAAAGGAGTTATTCCTACTACTTTAACTTATGAAGAATTAGATAAAGGTAAGGCTAAGGCTTTATTTGATGCTGCCAAAAAAGGCGATGCATTAGCTAAAGAAACTATAGCAGAATGTTCTTATTATTTGGGAATGTCTATAGCACAGGCTTTGAATATGCTTGATTTGGATTTGGTTCTTATAGGAGGCGGACTCTGTAAAGATTTTGATATGATGATAGAGCATATTAATAGAGGCGTGAGAAATTATGGACTTAGAATGATGGTTAATAATCTTGAAATAAAGCCTGCTTCTTTAGGAAATGATGCCGGCGTTTTAGGCTGTGCTGCTTTATTTTTCAGAAATAATTAA